One Desulfovibrio inopinatus DSM 10711 genomic window, ATACCCTTCGAAAAATAATTGTGAGCGACATCGCCAATGTGCAAAATTGGGGAAGCTGACAATTCCCTGACTGGCAATACGAAGCATTTCCGAGAGAAGCGGTGCAGGGTTATAAACCTGCTGCAACGTCTGACTCAGGATAACGTAGTCAAAGGCAAGATCGGCATAATCCTGCAATTCTTGATTGATATCTCCTTGGAGAACGGCCAGTCCTCGAGCGAGCGCTTTTGTGACCTTGCTTTCGTCATATTCAATACCTGTTGCCCGGACCTGTTTATGATCCTCAAGATATTTGAGGAGATCGCCTTTTCCACAGCCAAGGTCGAGTACTCGTGAGCCGGGTCTGATCCAGGAGGCAATAACTTGCAAATCAAATCGCATTAGCATCCTCCCGGGAAGGAGAGGGTGTTGTGTCGCGTAAGAAAGCCTTTGATAATACATGAAAGTTTTTCATTGGGCAGCAAGAAGGCATCATGTCCCCATTTGGCATCGATTTCGAGAAAGCTCACATCAAGACCGTTCTTTTTCATGGCTTGCACCATGCCACGCGCCATGGATGTGGGATAAAGCCAGTCTGATGTGAATGAAATAACAAGAAATGGACAATGGACCCGTGAGAACGCTTTGACGAGTGAGCCTTCTCCATGTGTTTGTCCGAGATCGAAGTAGTCGGCGGCTTTTGTGATATATAAGAACGAATTGGCATCAAATCGATCGACGAATTTTTGGCCTTGGTAACGAAGATAGCTTTCTATCTGGAAATCCACGCCAAAATGAAATGAAAAGACACTTTTATCCTGAAGAGCGCGTCCGAATTTGTGACGCATGGAGTCATCGGATAAATACGTTATATGTCCGATCATACGAGCAACAGCT contains:
- the metW gene encoding methionine biosynthesis protein MetW, which produces MRFDLQVIASWIRPGSRVLDLGCGKGDLLKYLEDHKQVRATGIEYDESKVTKALARGLAVLQGDINQELQDYADLAFDYVILSQTLQQVYNPAPLLSEMLRIASQGIVSFPNFAHWRCRSQLFFEGYAPRTKELPYEWHDTPNIRVITLKDFRRFCRQFGFDILEEAAIKTDYREETGQIISHLSGLRAKYGVFLLGCKTHRPEQKSSLDSPSSI